The Solibacillus daqui genome has a segment encoding these proteins:
- a CDS encoding YwaF family protein: MNGFTLFDSVHLTWLIAISLFFIISLYFYRYFSYKQQLLFQKTIFWLLLFLELAKQVYLVSTNQYSYWSPPLHLCGLGIFIIGWHAYFPDRTSATLLFTLTLPGAAIALIFPGWTNDVVGGFLHVHSFVFHTLLIVFVLVLVRQLQTAFKDCWRAVVFLALTVPIIYAYNAALNTNFMFLNMPVKHTPLQWLYDTFGASGYLVSLATVIFSIWIVLYLLKGMKKGMT; encoded by the coding sequence ATGAATGGATTTACCCTTTTTGATTCTGTACATCTCACATGGCTTATTGCCATTAGTTTGTTTTTTATTATTTCACTCTATTTCTATCGTTATTTTTCTTACAAACAGCAACTACTTTTTCAAAAGACCATCTTTTGGCTACTACTGTTTTTAGAACTTGCAAAACAAGTTTACTTAGTAAGCACAAATCAATATTCCTATTGGAGTCCGCCACTCCATTTATGTGGACTCGGTATCTTTATTATCGGTTGGCATGCTTATTTTCCTGACCGTACATCTGCGACTTTGCTATTTACATTGACTTTGCCTGGTGCTGCGATTGCCCTAATTTTCCCTGGTTGGACAAATGACGTGGTTGGTGGCTTTTTACATGTTCATAGCTTTGTGTTCCATACGCTACTTATTGTATTTGTGTTAGTACTTGTACGCCAACTACAAACAGCTTTTAAAGATTGCTGGCGTGCTGTTGTTTTTTTAGCATTAACTGTACCGATTATTTATGCCTATAATGCCGCCCTTAACACGAACTTTATGTTTTTGAATATGCCGGTTAAACATACCCCGCTGCAATGGCTGTATGATACGTTTGGTGCATCGGGGTATTTAGTTAGTTTAGCCACAGTTATCTTTAGTATTTGGATCGTTCTTTATCTATTAAAAGGGATGAAAAAGGGGATGACCTAG
- the serS gene encoding serine--tRNA ligase, translating to MLDIKRVRENFDGVKKMLLTRNEDLGNLDNFENLDTKRRELIAKTEELKAERNKVSEQISVMKRNKEDATEVIARMRTVGDEIKALDAELNAIEEEFNDMMMRLPNIPHESVPVGMEEDDNVEEYTWGNVPQFDFETKAHWDIAKELDIVDFERGAKVTGSRFLFYKGLGARLERALINFMMDLHADKHGYTEMLPPQIVNRDSLTGTGQLPKFEEDVFKLVREEDEMDYFLIPTAEVPVTNYYRDEILAADVLPQAFSAYSANFRSEAGSAGRDTRGLIRQHQFNKVELVRFVKPEESYEQLELLTGHAEKVLQLLGLPYRKLKMCTADLGFTAAKKYDLEVWIPAQAMYREISSCSNFEDFQARRANIRFRREAGAKPEYVHTLNGSGLAIGRTVAAILENYQQADGSVVVPEALRPYMGGVEVIAAK from the coding sequence ATGTTAGATATTAAACGTGTCCGTGAAAATTTTGACGGCGTAAAGAAAATGCTTCTTACACGTAACGAGGATTTAGGGAACTTAGATAACTTCGAAAACCTTGATACGAAGCGTCGTGAGTTAATCGCTAAAACAGAGGAATTAAAAGCTGAGCGTAACAAAGTGTCTGAACAAATTTCTGTTATGAAACGTAATAAAGAAGATGCAACAGAGGTCATCGCTCGCATGCGTACAGTAGGTGATGAAATCAAAGCGTTAGATGCCGAATTAAACGCCATCGAAGAAGAATTCAATGATATGATGATGCGTCTACCAAACATTCCACATGAGTCTGTGCCAGTAGGTATGGAAGAAGATGATAATGTTGAGGAATATACTTGGGGTAACGTGCCACAATTTGATTTCGAAACAAAAGCACACTGGGATATCGCAAAAGAATTAGATATCGTAGACTTCGAACGCGGCGCAAAAGTTACGGGCAGCCGTTTCTTATTCTATAAAGGTTTAGGTGCCCGTTTAGAGCGTGCGTTAATTAACTTCATGATGGACTTACATGCCGACAAACACGGTTATACAGAAATGTTACCACCACAAATCGTTAACCGCGATTCATTAACAGGTACAGGTCAATTACCGAAGTTTGAAGAGGATGTATTTAAGCTAGTGCGTGAAGAGGATGAAATGGATTACTTCTTAATTCCAACAGCTGAAGTACCTGTAACGAACTATTACCGGGATGAAATTTTAGCAGCCGATGTGTTACCACAGGCATTTTCTGCATATAGCGCAAACTTCCGTTCAGAGGCAGGTTCTGCAGGTCGTGATACACGTGGTTTAATTCGTCAGCACCAATTCAACAAAGTAGAATTAGTACGCTTTGTTAAACCTGAAGAATCTTACGAGCAATTAGAGCTTTTAACAGGTCATGCTGAAAAAGTATTACAACTTTTAGGTTTACCTTACCGCAAATTAAAAATGTGTACAGCTGATTTAGGTTTTACTGCTGCGAAAAAATACGATTTAGAAGTATGGATTCCAGCACAAGCTATGTACCGTGAGATTTCTTCTTGTTCAAACTTTGAAGATTTCCAAGCGCGTCGTGCCAACATCCGTTTCCGTCGTGAAGCAGGTGCAAAACCAGAATACGTACACACTTTAAATGGTTCAGGCCTTGCAATTGGTCGTACAGTGGCAGCGATTTTAGAAAACTACCAACAGGCTGATGGATCAGTAGTAGTTCCAGAAGCGTTACGTCCATATATGGGTGGCGTAGAAGTGATTGCTGCAAAATAA
- a CDS encoding GNAT family N-acetyltransferase: MRYLLFEQLFPENYLASFQEVHKAVFEGDEFKFEKLQHKQNLLAILAVDGSRVAGFKLGYEHPDGVFYSWLGGVHPDYQKQGIAATCMEMQHFWCKQQSYTRVRTYGRNEKKGMLIVNIKAGFDIVKTFVDDKGRHKIVFEKEL; this comes from the coding sequence TTGAGGTATTTATTATTTGAACAGCTGTTTCCAGAAAACTATTTAGCAAGCTTTCAAGAGGTGCATAAAGCAGTATTTGAAGGCGATGAATTTAAATTTGAAAAGCTACAGCATAAACAAAATTTACTCGCCATTCTAGCGGTGGATGGTTCACGAGTGGCTGGATTTAAGCTAGGGTATGAGCATCCTGATGGCGTATTTTATAGCTGGCTTGGCGGGGTACATCCGGATTATCAAAAGCAGGGTATTGCAGCAACTTGTATGGAAATGCAGCATTTTTGGTGTAAGCAGCAAAGCTATACACGTGTTCGCACATATGGCCGCAATGAAAAAAAGGGGATGTTGATTGTCAATATAAAAGCGGGATTTGATATTGTGAAAACATTCGTTGATGATAAAGGTCGCCATAAAATTGTATTTGAAAAGGAACTGTAA
- a CDS encoding hydroxymethylglutaryl-CoA lyase — MHFPRQVEIIEVGPRDGLQNEATFVATEQKKQFIEKLAQVGFKRIETASFVHPKAVPQMADAAEIAAFSTELGLTFLALTPNVKALTRATEKGVPQIAVFVGASETFNEKNIKRSIAKSLEECVEVFQLAKTHRLFIRGYVSMCFSCPYEGDVSYEQVKRVVGHFVMHGVDEISIGDTNGQANPKIVYERFSQLKKDFPEATFVAHFHDTNGFAYANILAALQAGVTKFDSSVAGLGGCPFSPGATGNVATEKVVQLFHEMGIATGVNEEKLKEAVQFAKTLR; from the coding sequence ATGCATTTTCCGAGGCAAGTAGAAATCATTGAAGTGGGTCCTCGTGACGGCTTGCAAAATGAAGCAACATTTGTCGCAACTGAACAAAAAAAACAGTTCATTGAAAAGCTTGCGCAAGTTGGGTTTAAGCGAATAGAAACAGCGTCATTCGTACACCCCAAAGCAGTGCCACAAATGGCGGATGCTGCTGAAATTGCGGCATTTAGCACTGAGCTTGGCCTAACATTTTTAGCGTTAACACCAAACGTAAAGGCATTAACCCGTGCAACTGAAAAAGGCGTTCCACAAATTGCTGTTTTTGTTGGTGCAAGTGAAACATTTAACGAAAAGAATATTAAACGCTCGATAGCAAAGTCATTAGAGGAATGTGTGGAAGTATTTCAACTGGCAAAGACGCATCGTTTATTTATTCGCGGTTATGTGTCAATGTGTTTTAGTTGCCCGTATGAAGGGGATGTTTCATATGAACAAGTGAAGCGTGTTGTTGGTCATTTTGTAATGCACGGAGTCGATGAAATATCAATTGGGGATACAAATGGGCAAGCTAATCCCAAAATTGTTTATGAGCGCTTCTCGCAACTTAAAAAGGATTTCCCAGAAGCAACATTTGTCGCACATTTTCATGATACAAATGGCTTTGCCTATGCGAATATCCTTGCTGCATTGCAAGCGGGGGTAACTAAATTTGATAGTTCGGTAGCAGGGCTTGGCGGTTGTCCCTTTTCACCTGGAGCAACGGGTAATGTTGCGACAGAAAAAGTCGTACAGCTATTTCATGAAATGGGGATTGCAACTGGGGTTAATGAGGAGAAGCTAAAAGAAGCCGTACAGTTTGCAAAAACACTTCGATAA
- the tadA gene encoding tRNA adenosine(34) deaminase TadA: protein MLTKDQYYMQYALEEAQKAAALGEVPIGAVIVYNDEIIARAHNLRETTQNALTHAESMAIQQACEKIGSWRLEETTLYVTLEPCPMCAGAILQSRVPRVVYGARDIKAGCVDSLYRLLNDPRFNHECEVTEGVLADECGQILTDFFRALRERKKQEKLLRQQQQNK from the coding sequence ATGCTCACAAAAGATCAATATTACATGCAATATGCATTAGAAGAAGCACAAAAAGCAGCCGCTCTTGGCGAAGTTCCGATTGGTGCCGTTATAGTATACAACGACGAAATTATTGCACGTGCTCATAACTTACGAGAAACAACACAAAACGCATTAACTCACGCGGAAAGTATGGCAATCCAACAGGCATGCGAGAAAATAGGTAGCTGGCGTTTAGAGGAGACAACACTTTATGTAACATTAGAACCTTGCCCTATGTGTGCAGGTGCCATTTTACAATCACGCGTACCACGAGTTGTGTACGGAGCGCGCGATATAAAAGCCGGATGCGTCGATTCGTTATATCGTTTATTAAATGACCCACGCTTCAACCACGAATGCGAGGTAACAGAAGGTGTGTTAGCAGATGAATGCGGTCAAATTTTAACAGACTTTTTCCGCGCCTTACGCGAACGTAAAAAACAGGAGAAATTATTAAGACAACAACAGCAAAACAAGTAG
- a CDS encoding PLP-dependent aminotransferase family protein has protein sequence MLFFQLDKEQTIPLYEQLYIGIKNAITNKQLHVGARLPSKRELAEFFNISQTTVELAYAQLLAEGYIMSKPRVGYFVEEVDTLPIREITSVLPPQQSVTQTSFATDFSTAKIDEDAFPFTIWRKYAKDVLDIPFKHLLQTGERQGELALRIEIANYLHQSRGIKCQPEQIVIGSGTEQLLPMILKLLGDDMLLALENPGYSPIPRTQLEQVAIPIDVDQDGLIIEQLQTTNANVVYVTPSHQFPTGAVLSANRRTQLLKWAAKGENRYIIEDDYDSEFRYIGKPIPALQGLDRHDRVIYLSTFTKSLMPSMRVAYFVLPPTLVYRYQEHFNYYSSTVPRFEQHILAKFMKDGHFAKHLNRMRKTYRKKHDKCIDVFTNYYPQITISGDAAGTNILISFDHEHTELTLQTIANEKGINILPLSNYFLTAKRPSKRSFLLGFGYLPLDEIEIKLHHLMAVWMIPKK, from the coding sequence ATGCTATTTTTTCAACTAGATAAAGAACAAACAATTCCACTATACGAACAACTTTATATTGGTATAAAAAATGCCATTACCAATAAACAGCTCCATGTCGGTGCACGCCTACCTTCCAAACGCGAGCTAGCTGAATTTTTTAATATTAGCCAAACAACTGTTGAACTCGCCTATGCGCAATTACTTGCTGAAGGGTATATAATGTCCAAACCACGCGTCGGCTACTTCGTTGAAGAAGTAGATACATTACCAATCCGCGAAATCACATCGGTATTGCCTCCACAGCAATCCGTAACACAAACTTCATTTGCGACGGATTTCTCTACGGCAAAAATTGACGAAGATGCCTTTCCGTTTACAATTTGGCGTAAGTACGCAAAAGATGTACTTGATATCCCTTTTAAGCATTTACTCCAAACCGGTGAACGCCAAGGGGAACTTGCACTGCGCATTGAAATCGCAAACTATCTCCATCAATCACGCGGCATAAAGTGTCAGCCTGAACAAATCGTCATCGGCTCTGGTACGGAGCAGCTTTTACCTATGATTTTAAAACTACTTGGCGATGATATGCTATTGGCACTCGAAAATCCAGGCTACTCACCCATACCAAGAACACAACTTGAACAAGTAGCAATCCCTATTGATGTTGACCAAGACGGGCTCATTATTGAACAACTTCAAACTACGAATGCCAACGTTGTGTATGTCACACCATCTCATCAATTCCCTACCGGAGCTGTACTTTCAGCTAACCGACGTACACAACTTTTAAAATGGGCGGCTAAAGGTGAAAACCGCTATATTATTGAAGATGATTATGACAGTGAATTTCGTTATATCGGAAAACCAATTCCTGCACTGCAAGGCTTGGATCGGCATGATCGAGTCATTTATTTAAGTACATTCACAAAATCACTTATGCCTTCAATGCGTGTTGCCTATTTTGTGTTACCCCCGACACTTGTTTATCGTTATCAGGAGCATTTTAATTATTATTCATCCACCGTGCCACGCTTTGAACAGCATATTTTGGCGAAATTTATGAAAGATGGGCATTTTGCAAAACACTTAAATCGCATGCGTAAAACCTATCGTAAAAAGCACGATAAATGCATTGATGTGTTCACAAACTACTATCCGCAAATAACCATTTCAGGTGATGCAGCTGGGACGAACATACTAATTTCATTTGATCATGAACATACCGAATTAACATTACAAACAATCGCTAACGAAAAGGGGATTAATATTTTGCCGTTATCAAACTATTTTTTAACTGCAAAACGACCTTCTAAGCGCTCCTTTTTATTAGGCTTTGGCTATTTACCTCTTGATGAAATTGAAATAAAATTACATCATTTAATGGCCGTTTGGATGATTCCCAAAAAATAG